The following proteins are encoded in a genomic region of Sneathiella marina:
- a CDS encoding helix-turn-helix domain-containing protein, whose amino-acid sequence MALQIGTNAIAILAEATYPNINMKKSTSRKIGFAPQQEAIVENTKSDIPASIGEQIRQLRKAKGLTISDLASRIEKSNGYISQIERSLSGVSISSLQKIAGALDVQISWFFQGQGIAPAEERDLIVRVHNRRVLEFNPRGITEELLSPTLTGQFEIIRTIFSPGASSGEDARTRADEEAGVLISGSLDIWIGDKQFHLNTGDSFSLPAGGHHRCENNGDVDAEVIWIISPPTY is encoded by the coding sequence TTGGCGCTGCAAATTGGTACCAATGCAATCGCAATTTTGGCTGAGGCAACTTACCCGAACATTAACATGAAAAAATCAACTTCGAGAAAAATTGGATTTGCTCCCCAACAGGAAGCAATCGTTGAGAACACCAAATCCGATATACCTGCTTCCATCGGCGAGCAGATCCGTCAGCTACGTAAAGCAAAAGGTTTGACAATTTCTGATCTTGCGTCACGAATTGAAAAATCCAATGGGTATATTAGCCAGATTGAACGCAGTCTTTCAGGTGTATCTATTTCAAGCTTGCAAAAAATTGCCGGCGCACTGGATGTCCAAATAAGCTGGTTTTTTCAGGGCCAGGGAATAGCACCTGCTGAAGAGCGTGATTTAATCGTCCGCGTTCATAACCGCCGCGTTCTGGAATTCAACCCAAGAGGCATAACAGAGGAGTTGCTTTCGCCAACATTAACCGGCCAATTCGAAATAATCCGGACTATTTTTTCACCCGGCGCCTCTTCAGGAGAGGATGCTCGCACACGAGCGGATGAGGAGGCAGGTGTTTTGATAAGCGGGTCTCTGGATATCTGGATAGGCGATAAACAATTTCATTTGAATACAGGCGACAGTTTTTCATTACCTGCCGGCGGACATCATCGGTGTGAAAATAACGGAGACGTTGATGCCGAAGTTATTTGGATAATCAGCCCGCCGACTTATTAG
- a CDS encoding NAD(P)H-dependent oxidoreductase: protein MNLHHFLKQRAENNRPIGVALIGAGKFATMFLTQARLTTGMHIVGIAELAVTRGQAACVLAGWPSEQIAAQNLDDAAKNKTTFITEDVDALIAHPSVEVVIDATGNPHAGVAHCLKAISNGKHIIMVNVEADALAGPLLARKAQQAGVVYSLAWGDQPALICEHVDWARACGFTVTCAGKGTRYLPRYHELTPDTVWDTLKVYLDVNEDSDINPKMFNSFLDGTKSGIEMTAVCNATGLVPQADGLSFPPASRFDLADTFKPQDKGGTLTSNGTTEVASSLFRDGTDVPAHLVMGTFVVIEGESEYARECFKQYHMLPDKSHHYAALYRPTHMIGMELGISVAAAACRNEATGAPICFNSDVVSIAKRDLKAGEILDGEGGFMVWGKQMPAASSMATGGLPLGLASGIRLKHSIAKGSHLTWQDVDIDENDPTVRFRREMEAAFALPNI from the coding sequence ATGAACCTGCACCATTTCCTAAAACAAAGGGCTGAGAATAATCGCCCGATTGGTGTCGCATTAATTGGTGCGGGAAAATTTGCGACGATGTTTCTCACACAAGCGCGATTGACGACTGGCATGCATATCGTCGGCATAGCCGAACTCGCCGTTACCCGTGGTCAGGCAGCGTGCGTGCTGGCCGGTTGGCCTTCCGAACAAATAGCCGCTCAAAACCTCGATGATGCCGCGAAAAATAAAACAACTTTTATCACCGAAGACGTTGATGCCCTGATCGCTCATCCGTCGGTGGAGGTTGTGATTGATGCAACCGGAAATCCCCATGCCGGTGTTGCCCATTGCCTGAAGGCGATATCCAATGGGAAACATATTATCATGGTCAATGTCGAAGCCGACGCACTTGCAGGCCCGCTATTGGCAAGAAAAGCCCAGCAAGCAGGCGTCGTTTATTCCCTGGCCTGGGGCGATCAGCCCGCTCTTATCTGCGAGCATGTGGACTGGGCCCGGGCTTGCGGATTTACGGTTACCTGCGCCGGAAAAGGAACCCGCTATCTGCCCCGGTATCATGAGCTAACGCCTGATACCGTCTGGGATACCCTGAAAGTCTATCTTGATGTAAACGAAGACAGCGACATCAATCCCAAAATGTTTAATTCCTTTCTGGACGGTACGAAGTCAGGCATCGAGATGACGGCCGTCTGTAACGCAACAGGATTAGTTCCCCAGGCGGATGGCTTGAGTTTTCCGCCAGCCAGCCGCTTCGACCTTGCCGATACCTTTAAGCCGCAAGATAAAGGAGGAACCTTAACCAGTAACGGTACAACCGAGGTAGCATCTTCCTTATTCCGTGATGGAACAGATGTACCAGCCCACCTGGTCATGGGTACATTTGTAGTCATTGAAGGAGAATCCGAGTATGCGCGGGAATGCTTCAAGCAATATCATATGCTTCCGGATAAAAGTCATCATTACGCGGCTCTGTATAGGCCAACGCATATGATAGGCATGGAGCTTGGTATCTCTGTCGCCGCCGCTGCCTGCCGCAATGAAGCAACCGGTGCGCCAATATGTTTTAATTCCGATGTGGTCTCGATCGCAAAGCGCGACTTGAAAGCCGGCGAAATTCTGGACGGTGAAGGTGGTTTCATGGTTTGGGGCAAGCAGATGCCTGCGGCCAGCTCCATGGCCACAGGCGGTTTACCGCTTGGATTGGCCTCAGGAATTCGTCTCAAGCATAGCATTGCGAAAGGCAGCCACCTCACCTGGCAAGATGTCGATATCGACGAGAACGATCCGACTGTCAGGTTTCGCCGGGAGATGGAAGCTGCCTTCGCGCTACCAAACATTTGA
- a CDS encoding MBL fold metallo-hydrolase, giving the protein MMRKFAFFLAMLAAAIGGTEVANADSTNVKVTPLGGQEGEFCRLDRALLFEDPDGTRLLYDPGMTVAGPGDPRLGKIDVVLISHMHGDHVGSRHNAEPNAGSCAKPDLSVAAVPNTNVVNILLEKNAKIVTGSEMPLFFGGKLKALGGDPKNSLLVRFGGSKKIGGVEIATVPAVHSNGVSPSFIGGELGEAMAAAGIGGHVGPPTGFVIRFSNDLAVYLSGDTGITAEQELVVRNFYNAKLAVINIGDTFTTGPTEAAYVINELVKPNSVIASHANEEATRDGKVLPGTRTEAFQKAVKVPVHIPLSGAVMEFDSSGICVAGC; this is encoded by the coding sequence ATGATGAGAAAGTTTGCGTTTTTCTTGGCTATGTTGGCAGCTGCTATTGGCGGTACCGAGGTGGCAAATGCAGATTCTACTAACGTCAAGGTTACGCCTTTGGGAGGGCAGGAAGGCGAGTTTTGCCGGTTGGATCGTGCGCTGTTGTTTGAAGATCCAGATGGAACGCGATTGCTGTATGACCCTGGCATGACAGTGGCTGGACCTGGGGACCCGAGATTGGGGAAAATTGATGTTGTTTTGATCAGTCATATGCATGGTGACCATGTGGGTTCTCGCCATAATGCGGAACCAAATGCAGGTAGCTGCGCGAAGCCGGACCTGTCCGTTGCTGCTGTCCCCAACACGAATGTTGTTAATATATTGCTTGAAAAAAATGCCAAAATAGTAACCGGAAGCGAAATGCCGCTGTTTTTCGGAGGTAAGCTAAAGGCGCTGGGAGGGGATCCGAAAAACTCTCTTTTGGTTCGCTTCGGTGGCAGTAAAAAAATTGGCGGTGTGGAGATCGCAACTGTTCCAGCCGTCCATAGTAACGGTGTGTCTCCCAGTTTTATAGGAGGGGAACTCGGTGAAGCGATGGCTGCCGCTGGCATTGGCGGACATGTTGGGCCGCCTACGGGCTTTGTCATACGTTTCTCCAACGATTTGGCCGTCTATTTGTCCGGTGATACAGGCATCACAGCAGAGCAGGAGCTGGTCGTCAGGAATTTCTATAATGCAAAACTTGCTGTTATAAATATTGGCGATACCTTTACAACCGGCCCTACAGAAGCGGCTTATGTCATCAATGAGCTAGTCAAACCCAACTCCGTCATTGCTTCTCATGCAAATGAGGAAGCAACGCGCGATGGTAAGGTTCTCCCCGGAACGAGAACAGAAGCGTTTCAAAAAGCGGTTAAAGTACCTGTCCATATTCCGTTAAGCGGGGCCGTCATGGAATTTGACAGCTCGGGAATCTGTGTTGCTGGATGCTAA